In Aegilops tauschii subsp. strangulata cultivar AL8/78 chromosome 3, Aet v6.0, whole genome shotgun sequence, one genomic interval encodes:
- the LOC109769020 gene encoding uncharacterized protein → MIGSIDCMHWKWKNCQFAWQGHHKGHVKGATVILEAVASQDLWIWHSFFSMTSSQNDISVLQRSPVFARLAEGHSPEVNFEVNGHHYNKGYYLADGIYPQWSTLVKTIHNPQGEKRQRFAQMQESARKDVKRAFGVLGSWWGIIRNTALTWNTKKLWKVMTSCVIMHKMTVEDERDDTIYGQGNVEPEHAPPATFEQFVKFYRELRDWHTHVQLQDDLVEHVWTHIGNQYIYQFTFLSCEQISIGL, encoded by the coding sequence ATGATTGGTAGTATAGATTGTATGCACTGGAAGTGGAAGAACTGTCAATTTGCTTGGCAGGGGCATCACAAGGGGCATGTGAAAGGTGCCACTGTTATACTTGAAGCTGTAGCTTCACAAGATCTCTGGATATGGCATTCTTTCTTCAGCATGACTAGTTCTCAGAATGATATTAGTGTTCTTCAGCGGTCTCCGGTGTTTGCAAGGCTTGCCGAAGGGCACTCCCCGGAGGTCAACTTTGAGGTCAATGGCCACCATTACAACAAGGGATATtacctagctgatggcatctatcctcaGTGGTCCACTCTTGTGAAGACCATACACAATCCGCAAGGAGAGAAGAGACAGAGGTTTGCCCAAatgcaagagagtgctaggaaggatgtgAAGCGTGCTTTCGGTGTGCTCGGGTCTTGGTGGGGTATCATTCGTAACACTGCATTGACATGGAACACGAAGAAGCTTTGGAAGGTGATGACttcttgtgtgatcatgcacaaaaTGACCGTGGAGGATGAGCGCGACGATACCATCTACGGCCAAGGGAATGTTGAGCCTGAGCATGCACCTCCTGCAACCTTTGAACAATTTGTCAAGTTTTATCGGGAATTGCGTGATTGGCATACTCATGTCCAGCTCCAGGATGACTTGGTTGAGCACGTGTGGACTCACATTGGCAACCAGTACATCTATCAGTTTACTTTCTTGTCATGCGAACAAATTTCGATTGGGTTGTAA